In the genome of Drosophila subpulchrella strain 33 F10 #4 breed RU33 chromosome 2L, RU_Dsub_v1.1 Primary Assembly, whole genome shotgun sequence, one region contains:
- the LOC119548386 gene encoding ras-related protein Rab-5A-like has translation MEKIFSSEVVLLGNSNVGKSSLLSLYVNGDIPEKIQRTVGVEFLIKTIVEPHVTTRLKIWDTTGQERFKEIVQRQYTNHEGALLVYDIHDRKSYNDVIQLAEELNDWTQKPRKVIALVGNKADIPDNRVVSTEEAEKYAERNGLIFWETSAHTNLNVHGCFLEVATAIRNAKTLLKHKRSSWYL, from the exons ATggagaaaatattttcttctGAGGTCGTACTTCTGGGTAATTCCAACGTTGGAAAGTCATCGTTACTCTCGCTCTATGTTAATGGTGATATTCCTGAAAAAATTCAACGCACAGTGGGAGTGGAGTTTCTGATAAAAACCATAGTTGAACCCCATGTTACTACCAGACTGAAGATCTGGGATACAACGGGTCAAGAGCG ATTCAAGGAGATAGTGCAAAGGCAATACACAAATCATGAAGGTGCCCTGCTAGTATACGACATTCACGATCGAAAGAGCTATAACGACGTGATACAATTGGCCGAGGAACTCAATGATTGG ACACAGAAGCCCAGAAAAGTTATTGCCCTAGTGGGGAACAAAGCTGACATACCAGACAATCGAGTTGTATCTACAGAAGAGGCGGAGAAATATGCCGAAAGAAACGGACTAATTTTTTGGGAGACATCCGCACACACCAACTTGAATGTCCATGGGTGCTTTCTCGAAGTCG CAACTGCTATACGAAATGCGAAAACATTACTCAAGCATAAAAGATCGTCTTGGTACTTGTAA
- the LOC119548384 gene encoding ras-related protein Rab-5B-like, with product MATTPRSGGASGTGTAQRPNGTSQNKSCQFKLVLLGESAVGKSSLVLRFVKGQFHEYQESTIGAAFLTQTICIEDTVVKFEIWDTAGQERYHSLAPMYYRGAQAAIVVYDIQNQDSFQRAKTWVKELHKQASPNIVIALAGNKADLSNIRVVEFDEAKQYAEENGLLFMETSAKTGMNVNDIFLAIAKKLPKNDGANNQGTSIRPTGTETNRPTNHCCK from the exons ATGGCAACCACTCCACGCAGCGGCGGTGCCAGCGGCACTGGAACGGCGCAGCGACCCAATGGCACCTCGCAAAACAAAAGTTGCCAATTCAAGTTGGTGCTCCTTGGTGAGTCCGCCGTGGGCAAGTCATCCCTGGTGCTGCGCTTCGTCAAGGGACAGTTCCACGAGTACCAGGAGAGCACGATAGGTGCGGCCTTTCTGACACAAACCATTTGCATAGAGGACACCGTCGTCAAGTTCGAGATCTGGGACACGGCTGGCCAGGAGCG ATACCACAGCTTAGCTCCCATGTATTATCGGGGAGCGCAGGCCGCCATCGTCGTCTATGATATACAGAATCAGGACAGTTTTCAGCGTGCGAAGACTTGGGTCAAGGAACTGCATAAACAA GCCTCACCAAACATTGTCATTGCGCTGGCCGGCAACAAGGCCGATCTGTCAAACATTCGCGTCGTGGAGTTCGATGAAGCGAAGCAATATGCCGAGGAGAACGGACTGCTGTTCATGGAAACGTCCGCCAAGACGGGCATGAATGTCAACGACATCTTTTTGGCCATTG CCAAGAAACTACCTAAGAACGATGGCGCCAACAATCAAGGAACCAGCATAAGGCCGACTGGAACCGAGACAAATCGACCGACGAACCACTGCTGCAAGTGA